The genomic interval CCTAGGGATGGCACGGTGATTTGATGGTAAACTATTACAGAGCCACGCGGTACCAAGTAGTGCCGTGCCGGTGAAGCAGCTGAGGATGATGGTGACTAGCAGTTAGGAGAGCACTTCTGAGCTGAAGGACACCTGAATAGCTTACCTGAGCCCAGTAACTTaagcttttctttcttgtctctaACACAGTCGTGTACACATAAGATAAAGATGTTTTGTTTGCCGTTAGCCACCCGCCACTGCACCTGACCAGTTGTCTGTTGGCTGGTGCATTCCAGTGGTGAGCTGATACCAAACCCCAGCTTAGGAAACAGGGTTGTTCTTCATGTGGATGACTCTGTGCCGAAAGCGTGGGAACAGCCTAGAATGGTTGCGGGGAGGATATTATGTGGTCTTCTGTGGCCTTGGGGTGACAGAGCTCctcctatttttctctttctgcagttAAGCACAGTGGAAATATCACTTTTGATGAGATTGTCAACATTGCCCGACAGATGCGGCACCGATCTTTAGCTAGAGAACTCTCTGGTAAGAGCAACTTTGTGATAACGGGGCATATTCATTGAGTGGTAGCTTTTTCCCATTTACAGGAGACTTTATTTTGTAAGACTCAAAATTTGGGATGTAGTGCcttagaagaattattttttaatcaattgagttttttttagagagaggaagggagagaggagcattcatttgttccactcagttgtgcatttattggtcacttcctgaactaggtgccttgaccagagatcaaatctgcaactttggtgtttggggatgacactctaacccagcTTTTGTCTTCGTTTTTGACctctggtccaccagaaattttgtgccggtcCGCAAAAGAGTTAACACCCTGGTGTTATATGAAGGTTATAGACTTGCATGGCCCAGCACTGGTTCACAGACTGTCAGTTGAAAACCACTACTCCAAGCAACTGAActctaaccagtcagggccaatgtAGTGCCTTCTGGGTTTGAAAAAAATGGCTTGATCATGGTGAATATTTTGGGCCAGATATGTATAATCTGGGTATCAAGGGTCTCCTGAAGACTGCACTCAGGGTTTACATAAAGCTAAATGGAACTCTGACTTAGGGGTTGGGGTGTTATTCCTGGTATTTTATAAAGGAGTTAGTCCTCCTTCTTGTCAAACTCAGAAGTATTTTCCCAACGGAGTCTGAGGATAGAGAGGGACTAACAGCTCTACCTGATGccactttttcttaattttagggACCATTAAAGAGATTCTGGGGACTGCGCAATCTGTAGGCTGCAATGTTGATGGCCGCCACCCTCATGACATCATAGATGACATcaacagtggtgcagtggaatgcCCGGCTGTAAGTGGCTGCTGCGTCAGTTTTGTTTGCTGAAAATCGGTAAAAGCTAGAGGAGCTAATGTATTCACAGAGATGAGCGGGAAAGTTCTAGAAATAGTGGGGTTGAGAAATATGTATGGCTCATTTAAGTCACTGactggatttattttttctttcccacagAGTTAAGAGCCAcaaaggaaaatgttttaattaaagatCATTTGACAACTAAAGGACTTTTTGATATGGCTCTTCCTTGGGGGAGCTCTGTCCTTTGTGGTCAGGTGGTGGTTAGTGGAGCCGTGGTGGTGAACCTGTGGAAGTAGCAAAAGAAATAGTTCTTGGCAAACTTGTAGTTCAGCGTAAGTACATGGGAGATGAAGTTTGTGCCAGGTTGTTACTTGGGTTGGGGCCTAGAGCCCATACCATAATTCAAGACTTTGATATCCATTATATGCACAGCTGGGGTTCATTGATGGGACAACAAAGAAACTTGACCTTTATTATGAGCCCTTGATTGGGCCTGAGTTTATGAGAAAGGGGAGGGTCAAGCATACTTCTAAAGTTATCTACCCTCttgcccagtggtagtcaacctggtccctacggcccactagggggcgttccaactttcatggcgggcggtagcggagcaaccaaagtataaataaaaagatagatttaacaaagtaaatttttggtaaagatttattctgccaaacttagcaaaaattcgacatgaAATACTTGGTAAgttgttattatatgctttaacttgctgtaactctgctttataaattttaaaaagtaaagttacttccctactttataaatcaccattactgtggaaccggtgggtgattagaaaatgttactactaacagagatacaaaagtgggcggtaggtataaaaaggttgactacccctgctctaaccctaCCATTCTCTGAAGCTATTTGTTTTAAACTAGTAACAGACTATATTCTAATGTATGTTTTCACCTTTTCCCAAGTCTTCCTCATCTtcccttagttttttttttttaacagagacagagaatcagagaggaatagacagggacagacagacagacaggaatggagagatgaaaagcatcaatcattagtttttcgttgcgcaatGCGACacgtaattgttcattgattgctttctcatatgtgccttgactgcgggccttcagcagaccgagtaaccccttgctcgagccagtgaccttgggttcaagttggtgagcttttgctcaaaccagatgaggccctggctggttggctcagtgatagagcgtcggcctagcgtgcggaggacccaggttcgattcccggccagggcacataggagaagcgcccatttgcttctccacccctccgccgcgccttcctctctgtctctcttttcccctcccgcagccaaggctccattggagcaaagatggcccgggcactggggacggctctgtggcctctgccccaggcgctagagtggctctggtcgcaacatggcgacgcccaggatgggcagagcatcgccccctggtgggcatgccaggtggatcctggtcgggcacatgtgggtgggagtctgactgtctctccctgtttccagcttcagaaaaatgcaaaaaaaaaccaaagaaaaaaaaaaaccagatgagcccacgctcaagctggcacctcggggtctcgaacctgggtcctcagcatcccagttcgacgctctatccactgtgccaccgcctggtcagtcttcCCTTAGTTTCTTTTGAATCACTTTTAGAGCTTATCACTCTGTTTCCCTTTATCAGACATGCAATGAATGGATGGACGCCTGGGCACTGGATGAGCCATACCTAGGTAGCTTGAAGCACAACTTGGAAGGGGCTTCTTGTCACTACCCTAAAGGgacttggaaacaacccaagaaCTTGATTTCCTTGCCATTAGTTGTTTCTTTGTTCTCCCATTAGTTTTGTCAACAGGCCCTTTAGGTGATTTTTAATCACCCCAGGTGCAGTCTGGGTTGGAGAACAAACTAGTCATAGTGGGAAGGTGAGGGGAAAATAAATATTCCTGGGCATGTGCCAAGTCATTCAAAGAATCAGAGCTGGAGGCCTTGGGGTGAGAATAGTTGACACAAGCTGCCCTTAAACAGCAGGCGTCCATTAATGGGAAGCCTGTCTGTAAAGTCAAATGCTTACCTAACCAACAATCGGGAAAGCACAGGTGAGTGCTGAGATGAGATTACAACAGTTGGGCGTGAAGTTGGTACAAATGTCAAGGGTAGGACCCCAGCTCAGTGCAAAGTAGAAAAGGAAACAATTCATTTGCCAACAAGGGGAACAAAGTGAAGGCTTTCGCCTCTGACCCAGCGAAAGCATTTGTCATCAGGTTGTCCCTTCCTGTTCCGCTCTCCTAGAAAAGGATGTACCTACGGAGGTTTCAGTAACCTGGCACCCTCTGCCTCGCTGTCTGTCCCTGAGACTGGTTTTCTCTACAGCAGAAATAAGCACTAGAACGGTTCATAAAGTGGACATTGGGCATTGCAGTGTTCCCCATGTTGCAGCTGTGTGTGGAAAGTTATAGATTTGTCATTTAAGGAGTGAATGCTTGACCTGTTCGTAATGAGGTTGTAGCATTTAATGGTTGACCCTAGAATTCCTCTCACTTGAATTTATTTCCTAAAATCATTAAGTGTCGTTCAAGGAGAACCAGTGCCAAAACACCAAGCCTTTAAGTAGTAACCAAGTCTGCATCCGTGTAAATCAAGGTTTCTGGAGTGCTTGCTACACAAAGCACTTTGGCCCACAGAGGATAGGTAACTTGAATGACTTGAGTTGGGTTCTTTAAGCTTACAGGtgtaaggaaaagaaaacctGAGACCTTCCACATAAAATGTGACTTTATTAAAGGTGCAAAAGCATTTGCCTCtgggaaaaagacaaaattagaTGTTTCCAGAGACTTAAAAACTATCGGGTCCCCATCCATGTTGGTCATGTTCCCAGTTACTCTCCAGAGTGGAGTCTCTGGTGTCGAATAAAAGCTGAACTGCACCTGAAGGCCTTCCCACATGGCCTGCATTGGTAGGGTTTCACCCCAGTGTGAATTCTCTGGTGCTGACTGAGGGATGAACTCTGGTTGAATGCTTTGCCACACTCGTTGCATTCgtagggtttctctccagtgtgaattaTATGATGTCGAATAAGAGCTGAGCTCTCACTGAAGAATTTCCCGCATTCATTACATTGATACGGCTTCTCCCCAGTGTGGGTCTTCTGGTGGATTATAAGATTAGTGCTCTGGCTGAAGGCCTTTCCGCACTCACTGCACTTGTAGGGCTTTTCCCCTGTGTGCGTCCTCTGGTGGTTTGTGAGGTTGGCGCTCTGGCTGAAGGCCTTCCCGCATGCAGCACACCTGTAAGGCTTCTCCCCAGTGTGGATCCTCTGGTGCTGGATGAACGCAGCACAGTAACTGAAGGCCTTTCCGCACTCGCCGCACCGGTAGGGCCTCTCCCCCGTGTGCGTCCTCTGGTGGTTGGTGAGGTTGGCGCTGTGGCGGAAGGCCTTCCCGCAGTCGCTGCACTCGTAGGGCTTCTCCCCCGTGTGGATCCTCTGGTGCTGCACCAGGGCCGAGCAGTCACTGAAGGCCTTCGTGCACGCGGTGCATCTGTAGGGCTTCTCCCCGGTGTGAGTCCGCTGGTGCTTTGTGAGGTTAGCGTTCTGGCTGAACGCTCTGCCGCACTCGCTGCATCTGTAGGGTTTCTCTCCGGTGTGGGTCCTCTGGTGCTGGATGAGCGAGGAGCTCTGGCTGAAGGCCTTCCTGCACTCGCTGCACTCGTACGGCCTCTCTCCCGTGTGGCTCTTCTGGTGCTGAGAGAGGGAAGAACAGTAActgaaggctttgccacattcctTACACGTGTATGGTTTTGCTCCGTGAGACTTAATTATGTCTGAGTTCTTCCCGAAGCTCCTTGTTTGTGTTGTACAATTACGGGGTCTCACTTCTGTAGGGACTCGCTGTTGTGGAGAGAGGACAGGTCTCGGATTGTAGCTCTTCCCCAATTCACGGTTCCTGTGATCTGACGCCCCGGGGGGCACCTCTACCCTTGTGTCTTGGAATGAGTCCTCAGAAATGTTTTGCTCTGGTGGTGATTCAGACGCTGTATTCCAGTCTGGAAAGAATTTAGAAAGGCCATTTCTAAAATCCCTTTAGTGGAAGAGACCACTGAAATACAGATGGGTGAGGAGTTTGGCTGAGCTCTTAGGTTCTAGGTTCCTTCACCAAAACATTCCTAGCTAATATTTCTGTTCTGAACTACGAATAATGACCAAGATGGCTTTTCAGAGACATTAGCATCCTTTACCCCCTTTCTTACACTTTGATCCTATCACAGGCCAAGCTCATTGTCTCCATGACTTTCAGATAGGGTTTCTGAACGCTTTGAAGTTAACCATGGTACCTTGGTTGTTCATGGTACTTGTTGGATTGTTCCCCTGCCTTTGCCTTTGAGGGAGCAGACCTTTATTTaacaggttgattttttttttctttttttttacagagagagatagggacagacagataggaatggagagagatgagaagcatcaatcatcagttttttgttgtgacaccttagttgttcattgattgctttctcatatgtgccttgactgtgggccttcagaccaagtaaccccttgctcaagccagcaaccttgggtccaagctggtgagccttgttcaaaccagatgagcctgtgctcaagctggtgaccttggggtctcgaacctgggtcctccacatcccagtctgatgctctatccactgcgccactgcctggtcaggcaacaggtTGATAATTTGAGTAAAATCTAAATCCTTAACCGTGAGCCTCCAAAGATCTACACGATCTGGCCCCTgtctcccactttccctcttgtTTACTGATtcctagggttttttttgtttgtttgttttttgtagtgAGGGACAgaccagaaggagagagagatgagaagcatcaattctttgtggctcctcagttattcgttgattgctttctcttatgtgccttgaccgggcatctacagcagagccagtgactctttgctcaagcccgcaactatggagttatgtctataatcccacgttAAGCTgggaacctcagggtttcaaacctgggtcctcagcgttcgaggccgatgctctatccactgcaccattacctGATCTGGCACGTCTTCTCTTCTGATCCTATCACAAGCCAAGCTCATTCCCAGCTCAGATCCCCAAATATACATGGCTGGTTCATTCTCTTCCTTGAGATCTCAGTTCCGGTGTCACCTCCAAGTGGTATTTCCTACTCACCTGGTCTAAAATAGCCTTCCACCCTCTATTCCCATTCTCATCTTTGTACCTCCACTCACTGTTCCCTTATCAAATGTTCTAATGTGGGTTTCAAAGCAGCTTTTGCTCCTAGGACTCACTGTCTTAGTGCGTGCTCACTTACCTGGACAAGTACTCCTTAGGCCTTCTCCCTCCAGCATCCATGGGCTTTCCCCTTGTAACTGGGAGTTCATGCCAGGCTGGGAACCTGGAAGTCCTATTCAAGAGGAGAAACATGGGCTTTAGAGACCTGTCCTAGGAGCCACCCAGAACTCAGGAGTGGAAGCAGGCCAGTTAGGTCACtaatttcattcattcaccaactATGTATTGAGCATTTTACCTGGTGCTGGACACTAGGCATACTGCAgtaagacagacagacatggtATCTTGGTGCAAAGTATTTCTAGAAAGGAGCTAAAGaaactgcctcaaggaggaggtCAAGCCAGTGAGTTCAGGTTAGCTTAATGAGCAAGCCCAGGAAGATGGCAGGTGAGTAACTCCAGAGGGAACTAGCCTGAAGGTTACCCCAGCTCTCCTGGGGGGTACAGCCTCCAGGGAGCAAAGTGAAAATGCCTGCTTCCCAACCAGCAGGAACTTCGAGGGAACGGGAAGGAACACTGTCCCTCCAGGTGTCTGAGCAATTCGGGGTCACTCAACACTGGAAAGGGCCTCAGGTTTATCAGAACTGAGCAGATTGAGTACTTTATCCTTACCCAGTAGGACCAGGTTTCTGGACTTTTCTGGTATCTCTTGAACCTGTTCCTTGGAGCAGGGACCGAGTGCCTCCACTCTGTAGGTAAAAGCTACAGTCGCACTGCCAAAAGGCGTGGATCCCTGAAACTAGCAGCTCAGGTCTTCTGGCCCAGCCACTTAGGATGTGGCACTGTGGAGAGTGGGGGGTTGGCGGCTGTGGCTGAGATGGCTGCAGGCCTAGAATGGGTCTTTGAAAGGATCCAGGACTGGATCGTTCTAGAAAAGCACTGGCTAACACTTGGACACTTACACAAAAATAATCTTTCTTGCCATTTATAATTCTGATAGATTTTAAATATGAACAGACAAAATGTGCATATACATGAACAGTGTTTGACAGAAAACACCTGCTTGGGAATTAAGAGCCAATgttgaaaaaagaattagaatgTGAGTTTACATGATGAACAGTTGGGTGGAAGATAGCAAATGTGTAAGCTGAATGTTTTCAGAACATTTACTAAATACCCCTGTGAACTCGGACATCACTGTAGAGCAGGAGAGCCAGGCACATACACAGCCACCTGTAACGTGCACAGAGATGGCCAGACCGGTTTGCAGGATAGGAGAGGAATCCTGAGTCTGGGTGAGGgcaatgggaagacagaaggCGTCCCTGAGCTGGCCTTGCAGAAGATTGCTCAGAAGGAGCAAGAGGATACAGTTTGTCCAAGGCAAGGGAAGCACCGCtagcaaaggcacagaggcaagCAAGTCTATTTCCAGCTCGGGGATAGCACCTCTGCCTAGCTGGCCACCCAGCACCTGGATGTtaccctcccttccctgcagtTCCCCACAACTCAAGTGCACCTTCATTCTTCCTCAGAATCACCCACTGGGTGTGTCTTCtatgtttttcaggttttctacaatgaacatgagTTCCTTTTGTAACgcacaacaaagaaaaacctTAATATTATAAAAGGCTTCCTCTCAAAAGTAAATTTCCAACTTACATGTGGCCCAGGTGTGAGGAGACCAGCCACCATTCCTGTGCGTTCCTCTTGGGAAAGGGTAAGGTCCAGAGAAGGTGGTTCTGGATGAAGAGAGAAACCAATGAGGTATAAAATTCATAGCTCACTCAGCTAGAAAGTCACATTCTCACTCTAAAAAGGGTTCAAAGGACCGAGTTTTAGGCTAAATTTGCAGACCTTCAGTGAGATCAGTTTCCCCATTCTCTGCTTCCTATCTGGGAAATCACATCAGTTCAGCCAGACACGAGTGTAACAAACTACTATCCCTGATTACCAGCAGTGtacaaatcacttaacctctcctaagtcatttttttcatctgtaaaatggggataataatgcctTGTAAAGTTGTTGCTTTCAAGATTAAGGGAAGATGCTGATAAAGCAGTTGGCATGATGCCCAGCAAGGATACAGTTTACAAATATTAACTATTTCTTTGGTGAAAGTGGTGCTGCAAATTGAAGACATTTGCCTAATCAAAAGGGGGTAATGACcaactgggattcatcccagCAAGACGAGTTGGTTCTCAATACAAAAGTCAGACTGtaatatcataataaaatgaaaaagtccaCATGGTCATCTAACACCAAAAAGGCCATTTTACAAAATATGACacctcgccctggctggttggctcagcggtagagggtcggcctagcgtgcggaggacccgggttcgattcccggccagggcacacaggagaagcgcccatttgcttctccacccctccgccgcgctttcctctgtctctctcttcccctcccgcagccaaggctccattggagcaaagatggcccgggcgctggggatgctctgtggcctctgcctcaggcgctagagtggctctggttgcaacatggcaacgcccaggatgggcagattatcgccccctggtgggcgtgccgggtggatcccggtcgggcgcatgcgggagtctgactgtctctccctgtttccagcttcagaaaaatgaaaaaaaaaaaaaaatatgacaccTCATGATAAAACACTCGATAAACCAGGAACAGAAGAAGGGAACCTGTACTTGAGAAAAGGCATCTACGAAAAGCCCAGAGCAAGCAAACATTGTATTTCACGGTGAGGGCTTGATGCTTTTCTCAAGATCAGAAATGGAAGATGTCTGCTCTTGCCACTTCTGCTTAATATTTTACTGgcagttctagccagagcagttaggcaagggaaaaggaaaaaaggaatccagattagaaaggaagaattaaaacttCCTGGTGACATGGTTTTTGTATATGAAATCAAGGACTGTACAAGTCCATCCAGAGATAAATAAGGCCCTccaggttgcaggataca from Saccopteryx leptura isolate mSacLep1 chromosome 2, mSacLep1_pri_phased_curated, whole genome shotgun sequence carries:
- the ZNF79 gene encoding zinc finger protein 79 produces the protein MNSQLQGESPWMLEGEGLRSTCPDWNTASESPPEQNISEDSFQDTRVEVPPGASDHRNRELGKSYNPRPVLSPQQRVPTEVRPRNCTTQTRSFGKNSDIIKSHGAKPYTCKECGKAFSYCSSLSQHQKSHTGERPYECSECRKAFSQSSSLIQHQRTHTGEKPYRCSECGRAFSQNANLTKHQRTHTGEKPYRCTACTKAFSDCSALVQHQRIHTGEKPYECSDCGKAFRHSANLTNHQRTHTGERPYRCGECGKAFSYCAAFIQHQRIHTGEKPYRCAACGKAFSQSANLTNHQRTHTGEKPYKCSECGKAFSQSTNLIIHQKTHTGEKPYQCNECGKFFSESSALIRHHIIHTGEKPYECNECGKAFNQSSSLSQHQRIHTGVKPYQCRPCGKAFRCSSAFIRHQRLHSGE